A window of Variovorax paradoxus genomic DNA:
TTGAACTGCACCGCATCGTAAAACGCAATCTACGCATCTGCCAGCAGTTCAACTCCTGAGCACGCAAGTTCACACTCTCGAAGAACGGCGAAACTCGGGCCTCACACCTCTCCCCGGAGCACACAACTTGTCATCCAAAGTCTCCCGCATCGCGCTCTCGGCTTCGGCCGCGGCCATCGGCAGCATCGCGGCGTACTGGACCCTGCTGGCCACGCGCCAGGGCCAGATCCTCTTCAATGCCCGCAAGCTGCCGGTCGTGCACCTGTCCGACGACTTCTCCACCTACTCCCACACGGTGCCCGGCGGCATGGTCCGCGGCTACGTCTACCACCCGCAGGGCGAAGCCGCGCTGCAAGACCTCTTCATCTATTTCGCGGGCCGGGGCGAAGACGTGCGCGCCACCGCGCAGATGCTGCACTGGCTGCCCGAAGGCTTCGGCTTCGCGGCGCTCAACTACCGCGGCGTGGCCGACTCGCAGGGGCATCCGTCGGAGACGGCTTCGGTGGAAGACGCGAGCCAGTTCGCCAGGCACTTGCGCCGCGCCTATCCGCAGGCCCGCCTGCACGTGGTCGGCCGCAGCCTGGGCACGGGCGTGGCCATCCAGCTCGTGGCGCGGCAGGACTTCGCGAGCCTGCAGCTGGTGACGCCCTACGACTCCATGCTGGAAGTCGCCAAGCGGCGCTTTCCGCTGGTGCCGCTGTCGCTCTTGCTGCGCCACCAGTTCAACTCTCTCGAGCACTGCAAGGAAGTGGCCGCCAAGACCCAGGTACTGCTGGCCGCGCAAGACGACGTGGTGCTGCCCGAGCGCTCGCAGAAGCTGATCGCGGCCTGGCCCACGCCCATCAGCGTGCAGACGGTTCCCGACTCCGACCACCACAACATCATGGGCCTGGAAGCAACCTGGCTGCACCTGGTCGACTTCGCGCTCACGTCCATCCTGCCGGAATCGAAAACCGCCTGAATCGAATTGCCGGGCGCATCGTTTACCTAAAGTTTGCAATTGGACTGCCGATAACAGGAAGTGGAGCGCGGCGACCGCCGCCCTTCTGCGCTTTCAAGGCTGCCCGTCACGACCGACGGGGTGGCCTTTCCATTTCCCGAGTATTGGAGTCCGACCATGTTCCTGAGCAACGTCTCAATTGGCAAACGCCTGGCCATCGTGCTGGGCCTCATCCTGGCGCTATTTCTCGCCACCAGCGTCGCCGCGGTATTCAAGCTGCGCCAATTGAGCGTCGAGATCGACACGATGATCGAGGACAACGTGAAGACCGAGCGCGCGGGCGCCGACTGGCTGCGCCATACCACCGCGGGCGTCCAGCGCGCGGCGGCCATCGCCAAGAGCAGCGACTCGAGCCTGATCGACTACTTCGCGCCGGCAACGGCCGCCTCGATCAAGGACACCAACGAGCTGCAGAAATTCATCGAGGGCAAGCTGGTCAAGCCCGAGGAAAAGCAATTGCTCGAGAAGGTCGCAACGCTGCGCAAGGGCTACCTCGCATCGCGCGAGGAAGTGAGCAAGGCCAAGGTCAGCGGCGACCTGGCGGGCGCCAACCGGCTCTTCGACTCGCAGTTCCAGCCCACGTCGACCAGCTACATCGCCGGCGTGCAGCAGGTCGTGAACCTGCAGCGCGAGCAGCTCGACGCCGCCGCGGCGCGCGCCAACAACCTGCGCGCGCAGACCAGCACGCTGCTGATCGTGTGCTCCACGGTGAGCCTGGTGCTGGGCGCGCTGCTGGCCTGGTTCCTGGCGCGCAGCATCACCCGCCCGCTGCACAACGCCGAGACCATCGCCCAGGCAATCGCCGACATGGACCTCACCGGCAAGCCCCAGCACAGCTACGCCAACGACGAAACCGGCCACCTGCTGCGCGCCCTGGACCTGATGCGCACTGCCCTGCAAGGCTCGCTGACGCAGGTGCACGGCGTGGTGATGAACGTGTCGACCGCCAGCACGCAGATCGCCACCGGCAACCAGGACCTGTCGTCGCGCACCGAGGAACAAGCCAGCTCGCTGGAGGAAACCGCTGCGTCCATCGAGGAACTGACCTCGACCGTCAAGCAGAACGCCGACAACGCGCGCCAGGCCAACCAGCTCGCCACCTCGGCCTCGGAAGTGGCCGTGCGCGGCGGCAGCGTCGTGTTCCAGGTCGTGGAGACCATGGGCTCGATCAATGCGTCGTCCAAGAAGATCGTCGACATCATCAGCGTGATCGACGGCATCGCCTTCCAGACCAACATCCTGGCGCTGAACGCGGCGGTGGAAGCGGCCCGCGCGGGCGACCAGGGACGCGGCTTCGCGGTGGTGGCCTCGGAGGTGCGCAACCTGGCGCAGCGCTCGGCCGCGGCGGCCAAGGAAATCAAGACGCTGATCGGCAATTCGGTCGAGAAGGTCGAGGAAGGCAGCCGCCAGGTGGCCGATGCCGGCCGCACCATGGACGAGATCGTCGGCAGCGTGAAGCGCGTGACCGACATCATGGGCGAGATCAGCGCGGCGAGCCAGGAGCAGACATCGGGCATCGAGCAGATCAACCAGGCCATCACGCAGATGGACCAGGCCACGCAACAGAATGCGGCGCTGGTCGAGGAAGCCTCGGCGGCGGCGCAATCGCTGCAGGAACAGGCGGGCAGCCTCGCGCAGATCGTCGGGCAGTTCAAGCTGGAACACGGCCACGGCGCGCCTGCGGCGGCCCACGGCCTTCGCGCGATTGCCGGCCAGAAGGCATCGCGCGGGCTGGCGATGCCGGAACTGGGGTTCCAGTAAGGCCCCGCGCCGGGCGGGGGACCTGCGACATTCGTCGCAGTGTCACGCGACGCGGCGAGCATCGGCCCGCCGGCGTCCTGTCATGGACCATGGCCATCCACCCGATTTCCACGAAAACGGAGCCTTCGAAATGAGCACTCTTGAAGCGATCAGTCCCTTCCAGATCGTCCAGGGCGACAGGAGCACATCGGTCATCCTCAACGCCGGCGACTACCGCGCCGACATCTTCGCGGAGCGCGCGGAAGACGGCTTCGAAGGCAACGGCTACGACTGGGGTTCGCTGGCCACGGTGTTCCTCGAAGAGAAGATGCCCGAGCTGAAAGACATCGTGCGGCTGGACCCCGAAGGCAGTATGTTCTGCGCCTACTCCAGCGACAGGCAGGCGCTCGAGACATTCGCCGTCGCCTTCCATGCCATGTGCGAGAACAAGGAACAGATGCGCGACCTGTTCTCGCGTGCCGAGCTCGACTGAGCCTTGCTCCCGCCCTCGCCCCGTCAGAATGGCGGGATGAAGATACGCCAGATTTCCGAATCCGAACTCCCGGCGTTGCTGGCGCTCTACAGCCACCTGCACGCATCCGACGACCCGCTTCCCGACGAAGCGCATGTGGCCGCCGTCTGGCGCGAGCTTCTGGCAAATACGCGCTGCCGCTACTTCGGCGGCTACGTGGACGAGCAACTGGTGTGCAGCTGCACCATCACCGTCATTCCGAATCTCACGCGCGGCTGCAGGCCTTATGGCGTGATCGAGAACGTCGTGACGCATGCCGACCACCGCAAGAAAGGCCACGCGAAGGCGGTGCTGCACGAGGCGCTCGCCTTCGCATGGGCCGAGCGCTGCTACAAGGTCATGCTGATGACCGGCCGCAAGGACGAGGCGACGCTCAGGTTCTACGAGGGCGCGGGTTTCGACCGGCATGGCAAGCAGGCCTTCGTGGCCAGGCCGCCCGCCGGCTGAGCCCTTTCAGCGGAAGTCCGCGGACCCCGCCACCACCTTGCCGATCTCTTCCATCAAGGCACGCGCCCCTGGTGAAGGAAAGGCGCCCAGGCGTTGCGTCAGGCCGATCTCGCGCCGCGTTTCCTCCAGCGGAAAGTCCAGCACCACCAAGCTGCCGTCGCGGATTTCGTAGCGCAACTGGTGCGCCGAGATCGCGGTGAGCATGTCGCTTTCCAGCAGCAGCCCGCGAAGCACGGCGAGATCGCCGGTCTCCACTGCCGGCAGCGGCGGCGCCTGCCGGGCATTCGAGAAGAAGCGCTCCAGCAGCTCGCGCGAAGGCGAGCCCTGCCGTGAAAGTGTCCAGCGCGCCTCGCGCAGCATCCTGAAATCGATGCGCTCCGCGCGCGCGAGCGGATGCCCGGCGCGCGCGATCACCGAGATGCGGTCTTCGAACAGCGCCTGCTGCTGCAGGTCTTTGACCTCGCCGGCGTTGTTGCGCAGTGCGCCGAGAATGAAGTCGATGTCGCCGCTGCGCAGCGACGCCGCCAGCGCGTCGTAAGGACTCTCCACCGTGGAAACATGCAACTGCGGATGCCGCGCCAGCAAGGAGGCAATCGCCAGCGGCAGGATCTGCGTGCGCCCGAGCGGCAGCGCGCCCACGGTCACGCTGCCCTGCAGGCTGCCTTCGCTGGCGGCGATGTCGGGGCCGATGTGCCTCAGCTCCGACAGCACCCGCTTGAAATAGAAGGCGACGATCTCGCCGGCCGGCGTCGGCGACAAGCCTCGTGCCGTTCGCGTGAAGAGCGCGACGCCCAGCCCGCTTTCCAGGTCCTTGAGCGCGCTGCTGATGGCCGGCTGCGTGATGCCGAACTCGCGTGCCACGGCGGGCATGTTGCGCTTCTGCGCGAGGCTCGCGACCACGGCAAGACGACGGCCGTTCAGGATCGAGGTGAAGAGCGAATGGACATCGGCGCCGCCGTCCATTCCGCCGCGCGCCACGAGCTGCGTGCGCGCTTCTTCGAACTCGCGCTCGATGCGCAACGCGCGCACCAGCACCAGCTCTCCGTAGGCGTTGAGCGCCATGCCCCGTGCGCGCCGGTCGAACAGCGGGCGGCCGAGCGCGGCTTCCAGGTCCAGCACCGAGCGCGTCACCGCGGACGCCACCCGGTACAGCGCGTCCGCGGCCGCCGCGACGCTCCCCGCCGCGGCCACGGCCGAGAACGCCCGCAGGTGCCGCAAGTTGATGCCAAGCGCCACGCTGTCGGCATGGCCGATAACTTTGTGATGTTCGATTTGCTTGGTCATGGCTGGATGCTCTGCCCTGGATCATGCATTTTCGACGTCAAGGGTTAACCCTTGTCGATAAAAAAGAATGATGGCAGCGCAACGCTAACTCACGCCACGCGTCGCCGCTGCGGCGCAGACTTCTTCCATGCTTGAAGCCACCACTGCACACCGCCCGGAGCGCTGCGAATGATCATCGACTGTCACGGCCACTACACGACCGCGCCCAAGGCCCTGGAGGCATGGCGCAACCGGCAGATCGCCGGTATCACGGCCCCATCGGAAAGGCCCAAGGTCTCGGAGCTGAAGATCAGCGACGACGAACTGCGCGAATCCATCGAGACCAACCAGCTGCGCCTGATGAAGGAGCGCGGCAGCGACCTGACCATCTTCAGCCCGCGCGCGAGCTTCATGGCGCATCACATCGGCGACTTCGAGGTCTCCTCGACCTGGGCCGCCATCTGCAACGAGCTGTGCTTCCGCGTGAGCGAGCTTTTTCCCGATCACTTCATCGGCGCGGCGATGCTGCCGCAATCGCCCGGCGTCGACCCTGCCAGCTGCATTCCGGAGCTGGAGCGCTGCGTGAACGAATACGGCTTCGTGGGCATCAACCTCAACCCGGACCCCTCGGGCGGCCACTGGACCAGCCCGCCGCTGTCGGACCGCCACTGGTATCCGCTCTACGAAAAGATGGTGGAGCTGGACATTCCCGCGATGGTGCACGTGAGCACCAGTTGCAACGCCTGCTTCCACACCACCGGCGCGCACTACCTGAATGCCGACACCACGGCCTTCATGCAGTGCCTCACATCGGACCTGTTCAAGGACTTCCCGGCGCTGCGCTTCGTCATTCCACACGGCGGCGGCGCGGTGCCTTACCACTGGGGGCGTTTTCGCGGCCTCGCGCAGGAGCTGAAGAAGCCGCTGCTGAAGGACCACCTGCTCAACAACATCTTCTTCGACACCTGCGTCTACCACCAGCCGGGCATCGACCTGCTCACGCGCGTGATCCCGGTCGACAACGTGCTGTTCGCGAGCGAAATGATCGGCGCGGTGCGCGGCATCGACCCCGAGACCGGCTTCAACTACGACGACACGCGCCGCTACATCGACGCCACGCCCATGCTCGACGACAAGGCCCGCCGCCAGATCTACGAAGGCAACGCGCGCCGCGTGTATCCGCGCCTGGACCGCGCGCTCTCTCAAAAAGGACTCTGAACATGACCGCCATGCCACTCCAGGAACTCGGCGTCGTGCACCGCAGCGTGGTTCGCGCCGACGCGGCCGCCGTCGAGAAGCTGTCGCGCTTCGGCGTTTCCACGGTGCACGAGGCGCTGGGCCGCCTCGGCCTGATGGCGCCGCGCATCCGCCCCATCCACCCCGAGGCGCGCCTGTGCGGCACCGCCGTCACCGTGCTGCTGCAGCCCGGCGACAACTGGATGCTGCACGTGGCGGCCGAGCAGATCCAGCCCGGCGACGTGGTCGTTGCCGCCTGCACCGCCGACAGCACCGACGGCTTCTTCGGCGACCTGCTGGCCACCTCGTTCAAGGCGCGCGGCTGCAAGGGCCTGGTGATCGACGGCGGCGTGCGCGACGTGCGCGACCTCATCGCCATGGACTTTCCCGTGTTCAGCCGCGCCATCCACTCCAAGGGCACGATCAAGGCGACGCTGGGCTCGGTCAACGTGCCCGTGGTGTGCGCCGGCGCGCTGGTGCAGCCGGGCGACGTGGTGGTGGCCGACATCGACGGCGTGGTGGTGGTGCCGGCGCAGCTTGCAGCGCGCGTGGCCGATGCAGCCGAAGCGCGCGAGGCCAACGAAACCGGCAAGCGCGCGCGTTTCGCGGCCGGCGAACTGGGGCTGGACATGTACGGCATGCGCGAGCCGCTGGCCAAGGCCGGCCTGCGCTACATCGACTGAGCGAGGAAACGCACCGTGGCTCGCATCATCGGCGCCGTCGCCTGCTCGCACACGCCCACCATCGGCTTCGCGTTCGACAAGAACAAGCAGCAGGACCCGGTCTGGGCGCCCATCTTCGAGGCCTTCGCGCCGGTGCAGCAGTGGCTGGCCGACAAGAAGCCCGATGTGCTGTTCTTCATCTACAACGACCACGTCAGTTCCTTCTTCTTCGACCACTACTCGGCCTTCACCCTCGGCGTGGGTGAACGGCACGAGGTGGCCGACGAAGGCGGCGGCGCGCGCGACCTGCCGCCGCTGGCGGGCCATCCGGCGCTGGCGCGGCACATCGGCCGCTCGCTGGTGGCGGACGAGTTCGACATGTCCTTCTTCCAGGACCGCGCGCTGGACCACGGCGTGTTCTCGCCGATGTCACTGCTGTGCCCGCACGAGCCGGCATGGCCGATTCCCGTGGTGCCGCTGCAGGTGGGCGTGCTGCAGTCGCCGGTGCCTTCGGCGCGCCGCTGCTACAGGCTCGGCCAGGCGCTGCGCCGCGCGATCGAGAGCTACCCGGAGGACATCGGCGTGGCGATCGTCGCCACCGGCGGCCTCTCGCATCAGGTGCACGGCGAACGCGCGGGCTTCAACAACACCGCATGGGACGCGCAGTTCCTCGACCTGATCGAGAACGACCCCGTGCGGCTGACCGAGATGACGCAGGCCGAACTGGCCACGCTCGGCGGCATGGAAGGTGCCGAGGTCATCATGTGGCTGGTGATGCGCGGCGCCCTGTCGGCGAATGTTCGCAAGACGCACCAGAGCTACTACCTGCCCTCGATGACCGGCATTGCCACGGCCATCTACGAGAACCTGGCGAGCCCGCCCATTGCCGGCGAGGTCGAGCGGCACCGCCGCCACGTCGAGCAGGAGCTGGCCGGCGTGGAAGCACTGCGCGGCACTTATCCGTTCACGCTGGAGACCAGCGTGCGAGCCTATCGCCTCAACAAGTTCCTGCACGGCATGACGCGCCCGGCGCATCGCGCAGCCTTCCTGGCCAATGAGGAGGCCGCATTCGAGGCCGCGGCGCTGACCGAAAAGGAACGCGAGATGGTGCGCCAGCGCGACTGGCGCGGCCTGATCCAGTACGGCGTGATCTTCTTCATGCTGGAGAAGCTGGGCGCGGTGGTAGGCGTGTCGAACCTGCACATCTATGCCGCCATGCGCGGCCAGTCGCTGGAAGATTTCCAGCAGACCCGCAACGCGCCCGGCGCGCTCTATTCGGTGGCCGGCAAGGACGCGGCACCGCAGGCCTGGGACAACGCGACCGCGCCCGACCGGCGCTGACCGCGCTTCCTCTTTCGACTCCGGAGACAACAACAATGAAATCCCTTTCCCGACGACTCGTGCTGGGCGTTGCCGCGCTGGCCGTGTCCGGCCATTTCGGCATCGCTGGCGCGGCCGACGCGTTCCCGTCCAAGCCCGTGAAGGTGCTCGTGGGCTACAGCGCAGGCGGCGCGGTCGATGCCATCGCGCGCTCCGTGGGGCTGAAGATGTCGGCCATCCTCGGGCAGCCGGTGATCGTCGAGAACAAGCCCGGCGCGGGCACCAACATCGCGATCAAGTCGGTCATCACCAGCCCGCCCGATGGCTACACGCTGCTGCTGGCAGCCAATGCACTGGCGGTGAACCCGTCGCTGTTCCAGCCCGCGCCCTACGACCTGGAGCGCGAGCTGACGCCGGTGGCATCGGTCGGCCGCGTGCCGGTGGTGTTCACGGTGCGCGAGGAATCCGCCATCAAGACGCTGCCCGAACTGGTCGCCGCGACCAAGGCCAAGCCTGGCGGAGTGACCGTCGCCACGCCAGGCAACGGATCGACACCGCACCTGGCCATGGAGCTCTTCCAGCACACCGCCGGCCTGCAACTTCGGCACGTGCCCTACAAGGGCGGCGCGCAGGCGCTCACCGACGTGCTCGGCGGCCATGTCGACGTGGTCGCGGTGAACGCGCTCGAGGCGCTGCCGCTCGCCAAGTCGGGCAAGCTGCGCGTGCTGGCGGTGATGAGCGCCGAGCGCTCCGCCGTGTTGCCCGGCGTGCCCACCGTGGCCGAGTCGGGCTATCCGGGGTTCGAGGCCAGCGTCTGGTATGGCTTCGTCGGGCCGGCCGGCCTGCCCAAGCCCGTGGTCGACAAGCTGCATGACGCGGTACAGAAAGCCATCGACTCGCCCGAGGTGCGGGCGCAGCTCGCGGCGGCCGGCGGCATTCCGCTGCCGGGGCCGACCGAGCAGTTCGCCACGCTGCTGAAGACCGACGTGGCGCGCTACGGCAAGCTGATCCGCGAAGCCGGCATCAAGCCCGATTGACGACGAACGCCATGACCACCATGAGCATCAACCGCCGCCAGGCCTGCCTCGCCGCGGCAGCCGCCGCCCTTCTGCCGGCAAGCCGCGCCGCCAATGCGCAGCAGGCTTATCCGTCCAAGCCGATCCGCATGGTCATTCCGTTCACGCCCGGCGGCTCCACCGACGTGCTCGGGCGGGCCATCGGCCTCGAGCTGGGCCACGCCTGGCACCAGCCGGTGGTGGTCGACAACCTGCCCGGCGCCGGCGGCTCCATCGGCGCGGACAAGGTGGCGAAGTCCCCCGCCGACGGCTACACGCTGCTGATGGGCCACATCGGCACGCTGGCCATCAACCCGTCGCTGTATCCCAAGCTCGACTACGACCCGGTGCGCAGCTTCGCGCCCGTGGCTTGGGTGGCGCGCGTGCCGAACGTGCTGGTGGTGCATGCATCGGTGCCGGCCCGCACGCTGGCCGAACTGGTGGCGCTGGCCAAGGCACAGCCGGGGAAGCTGGCCTTCGGCTCCGGCGGCAACGGCAGCGCCGCGCACATCGCGACCGAATATCTCAAGCTGCAGACCGGCGCCTCCTTCCTGCATGTGCCCTACCGGGGTACCGCGCCGGCGGTGACGGACCTGCTCGCGGGCCAACTGCAATTGCTGTTCACCGGCGCGCCGGCGCTGCTGCCGCACATCAAGGCCGGCAAGCTGCGCGCGCTGGCGGTGTCGAGCCCCCAACGCATCGCGCTGTTGCCCGACGTGCCGACCGTGGCCGAAAGCGGCGTCCCCGGAACGAAGGATTTCGAGGCGGACCAGTGGTACGGCGTGGTCGCGCCGGCGGGCACGCCCGCGGACATCGTCGCCCTGCTCAACCGGCAGATCAACCAGTCGCTCAATTCGGCCGAGGTCAAGGCACGGCTGAACGCGGAAGGCGCGGAGCCCACGCCGTCGACGCCGCAGGTCTTCGGCCAGTTGATCGCGAGCGAAATGAAGCGGTGGGACCGCGTGATCAAGAGCGCCCACATCACCGTCGACTGAAGACACCACGAAGAGACACACCATCATGGGAACGACACTGGGCCTGATCGGCTATGGCGAGGTAGGCGGCATCTTCGGACGAGGGCTGCACGCAAAGGACGGCGTGGATGCCGTCTGGGTCTGGGACAAGCGCTTCACCGATCCGGCAACGGGCGCGGCGGCGCGCGCCGCGGCGGAAGGCGACGGAATGCGTGTGGCGAGCGGCATGCAGGAGCTTTGCAGCCATGCCGCCCTGCTCGTCTCGGCCGTCACCGCGTCCAACACGCTGGCCGTGGCCGAGGAAGCCGCGCGTCATGCGCGCAGCGGCAGCCGCTTTCTCGATCTCAACTCGGCGTCGCCCGGCACCAAGCAGCGCGCGGCGGCGGCGCTGGAGGCCGTGGGCACAGCCTATGTGGAAGCCGGCGTGATGACCTCGGTGCCGCCATACGGCATCCGCGTGCCGATGCTGCTGGGCGGCGCGCAGGCCGAAGCGCTGGCCGCGACGCTGGCCGGCTGGGGCATGGAGGTGCGCGTGGTGAGCGAACAGCTCGGCGTGGCCTCGGCCATCAAGATGAGCCGCAGCATCATGATCAAGGGGTTGGAAGCGCTGGTCATCGAGAGCTACACCACCGCGCGGCGCTATGGCGTGGAAGCGCATGTGCTGCCGACGCTGAAGGAGACCTTCCCGCAGATCGACTGGGACAAGCAAGGCGCCTACTTCTTCAGCCGCGTCGTGCAGCACGGCAAGCGCCGCGCCGAGGAAATGCGCGAAGCGGCGCAGACGGTTCGCGAGGCCGGCTTCGAGCCGCTGATGGCTGCGGCCATTGCGTCGAAGCAGGACTGGGTGGCTTCGCAGGCGCACGAGGGCGTGTTCGATGGACTCGATGGCGGCAGCGACTGGCAGGCCTATGCTGACCGGCTGATCGGCCGCGACTCCTGATTTTTCCTGGCGGAAACACATGAGCAAGGCGATCCAGGGAATCGGCTCGATGGCCACGCGCGGCCTGATGCTGGAACTGACTGCGGCGTACACGCGTTCGAGCGGCGTGGCGGTTGCTTTCGAGTCGGTCGGCGGTGTGGAAGCTGCGCGGCGCGTGTCGTCAGGCGAACTCTTCGATCTGATGGTGCTGGCATCGGATGCGATCGACAAGCTGGCTGCAGCCGGCAAGGTGGATGCGTCACGCAAGGTCGATGTGGTCCGCTCCGGCGTTGCCGTGGCGGTGCACGCGAGTGCCGCGCGGCCCGATATTTCGAGTGAAGACGCGGTGCGACGCGCGGTGCTGGAAGCCGAGAGCATCGCCTACTCGACCGGGCCGAGCGGCGTGGCGCTGATGACGCTGTTCGAGCGCTGGGGCATTGCCGGCACGATCGGGCAGCGGCTGGTGCAGGCACCGGTCGGCGTGTCGGTAGGCTCGCTCGTCGCGCGTGGTGAGGCTGCGTTGGGGTTCCAGCAACTGAGCGAGCTGATGGGCGTCGAGGGCATCGCGCTGCTGGGGCCGCTGCCGGCGGAGATACAGATCACCACAACCTTCAGTGCCGCGCCTGGCGTGGGAGCGTCGCAGCGCGATGCGGTGATCGACCTGCTCGCCTGCCTGACTTCGAAGGAAAGCGAAGCGGCAAAGCGCCAATTCGGCATGGAGCCGGCCGGTAGCTGAGCGATAGGTTTTGCTCCTTCCCCTTCCGGGGGAAGGCTGGGATGGGGGCAGCGCCCAACGAGCGTTGTGAATAGGGTTAGGCCGTCGTGCCCCCACCCCGGCCCTCCCCCGGGAGGGGAGGGAGAAATGCGCCGAAAACTAGACCTGGACCACGCGAATAGGCTTTGCTCCTTCCCCTTCCGGGGGAAGGCTGGGATGGGGGCAGTGCCCAATGAGCGTTGTGAATGGGGGGTGAGGCCGTCGTGCCCCCACCCCGGCCCTCCCCCGTGAGGGGAGGGAGAAATGCCTCGAAAACTAGACCCGGATCATGCGCCCCGGGTTGAGCGTGTTCTTCGGATCGAGCCCGCGCTTGATGGCCCGCATCATCTCCAGCGCCACGGGCGACTTGTGCCTCT
This region includes:
- a CDS encoding substrate-binding domain-containing protein, with protein sequence MSKAIQGIGSMATRGLMLELTAAYTRSSGVAVAFESVGGVEAARRVSSGELFDLMVLASDAIDKLAAAGKVDASRKVDVVRSGVAVAVHASAARPDISSEDAVRRAVLEAESIAYSTGPSGVALMTLFERWGIAGTIGQRLVQAPVGVSVGSLVARGEAALGFQQLSELMGVEGIALLGPLPAEIQITTTFSAAPGVGASQRDAVIDLLACLTSKESEAAKRQFGMEPAGS
- a CDS encoding DUF1932 domain-containing protein, producing MGTTLGLIGYGEVGGIFGRGLHAKDGVDAVWVWDKRFTDPATGAAARAAAEGDGMRVASGMQELCSHAALLVSAVTASNTLAVAEEAARHARSGSRFLDLNSASPGTKQRAAAALEAVGTAYVEAGVMTSVPPYGIRVPMLLGGAQAEALAATLAGWGMEVRVVSEQLGVASAIKMSRSIMIKGLEALVIESYTTARRYGVEAHVLPTLKETFPQIDWDKQGAYFFSRVVQHGKRRAEEMREAAQTVREAGFEPLMAAAIASKQDWVASQAHEGVFDGLDGGSDWQAYADRLIGRDS
- a CDS encoding Bug family tripartite tricarboxylate transporter substrate binding protein encodes the protein MSINRRQACLAAAAAALLPASRAANAQQAYPSKPIRMVIPFTPGGSTDVLGRAIGLELGHAWHQPVVVDNLPGAGGSIGADKVAKSPADGYTLLMGHIGTLAINPSLYPKLDYDPVRSFAPVAWVARVPNVLVVHASVPARTLAELVALAKAQPGKLAFGSGGNGSAAHIATEYLKLQTGASFLHVPYRGTAPAVTDLLAGQLQLLFTGAPALLPHIKAGKLRALAVSSPQRIALLPDVPTVAESGVPGTKDFEADQWYGVVAPAGTPADIVALLNRQINQSLNSAEVKARLNAEGAEPTPSTPQVFGQLIASEMKRWDRVIKSAHITVD